A region of Saccopteryx leptura isolate mSacLep1 chromosome X, mSacLep1_pri_phased_curated, whole genome shotgun sequence DNA encodes the following proteins:
- the LOC136386461 gene encoding testis-expressed protein 13D-like has protein sequence MTDGYVDSPPTALGIEIRLVSLRNPIFTLLRHNSELVLGLRYSVAPPAPPPPSRCSVTATTLEGDKDELRSVLANPLAPHALKTPCARSELALGVRVASRASEKHVRGVRPLQQQMEPSQTAAWALASQLVRLRKERDSLVSQLRLAWQDLQQAQEQQEAVCQQLLQAKRRLWRVGPAASPPRYDVWPMNVEERNQLLAKIRKLRLAADSQRAFTSAPEALCEAEEALGPSA, from the exons CTGGTTTCTTTGCGAAACCCTATCTTCACGCTCTTGAGGCATAATTCAGAGCTCGTTTTGGGGCTGCGCTACTCCGTCGCTCCCCCCGCCCCGCCACCCCCATCCCG GTGCTCAGTAACGGCAACGACCCTGGAAGGAGATAAAGACGAGTTGCGAAGCGTTCTGGCCAACCCTCTGGCGCCACACGCACTCAAGACCCCCTGCGCCCGGAGTGAGCTGGCTTTGGGCGTGCGTGTGGCCTCCAGGGCGAGCGAGAAGCACGTGCGCGGGGTCCGGCCGCTGCAGCAGCAAATGGAGCCGTCTCAGACCGCCGCCTGGGCTCTGGCTTCCCAGTTGGTGCGGCTGCGCAAGGAGCGCGATTCGCTGGTCTCGCAGTTGCGGCTGGCGTGGCAAGACCTGCAGCAGGcgcaggagcagcaggaagccgTGTGTCAGCAGCTGCTCCAGGCCAAGAGGCGGCTCTGGCGGGTGGGTCCTGCTGCGTCTCCACCCAGGTATGACGTGTGGCCAATGAATGTGGAGGAGCGAAACCAGTTGCTGGCCAAAATACGGAAGCTCAGGCTGGCTGCAGATTCCCAGAGGGCCTTCACATCAG CTCCAGAAGCTTTGTGTGAAGCTGAAGAAGCTCTGGGTCCCAGTGCGTGA